The sequence CCGGACTGGGGCGAGGCCGGTTTCGACGGCGCGGGCGCGGCCGGCGTCCCCGGGCGGGGCGCCACATCCGGGGAGGCGGCCTCGAGCGGTGAGGCCGCGAGGCCCGAGCCGTCTCCGGGGGCCGCGGCGCGGGCCTCGCCCGCGGGGTTGGCCCGGGCGCCAGACCGAGTGCGGCCGGGGTCGGTGCCGCCGTCCGCGTCCGTCTCGCCGCCGGCACGCGCCGCCGGCCGGGCCGGCGCCGCGCCGGCCTTGGTGGGCTTGGCCTGGCCAGCCGCGGGCGCGGGATCGGCGTCAGGCTGACCGGAGCGGGCGAACCAGCCGCCCGCCGGTTCGGCCTCCGGTCCGCCGCCGGGGCGCCTACCCGGCGCTTCCGGGCCGCTCGCCGTCCCCGGCCGCGCGACGGGCGCCGCGCCAGCGGCCGAGCCGCCGCCCGAGCTCGGCGAGGCCGCCGACGCACTACTGGCCGGCGCGGTTCCGGTGCGTGCCGGGGTCGCGGCCGGCGCCGGGCGCCCCGCCGCCGGTGCGCCCGCGGTTCCGGTCGGCTGGCCCGGCCGGGCCGCCGCTGGACGCCCGGTCGCCGACATGCCCGCTCCGCCCACCGTCGAGGCGGGCTGGCCCGGGCGCGCGGTCGGCCCGCCTGGGCCAGCCGCTGGGCGCCCGCCGGATGCCGGCGCGCTGCCGCCTGGCGGGGAGACCTGCTTGCTGCCGCCGGCGAACACGCTCTGGCCGCGCGCCGGGGCGCCCGAACCTGAGCCCGAACCGGGCGGCCGCGCGGACGGCCCCGCCTGCGCGGCCGACCCGGGCGATCCCGAAGACGGAGACGACGCCGAGGAGCCGGCCGACCCTGACGATCCCGACGGCCTGGCCGGGCCCGAAGACCCGGACGGGCCCGACGATCCCGACGGCCTGGCGGGCGACGTACCCCCAGGGGCCGGCGGGCGGGCGGAGGAGAACGCGGTCGGCCCCCGTTGGCCGGCAGGCCCACCCGCGGCCGGACGCGGCGCCGACAAGCCCCCGGGCGCCGCCGGAGAGCCGGACGAGGCGGGTGGCAGGCGCGTGGCGCCGCCGGAGCCCCCGGACGACCCGGCCGGCGGCGGGCCGGCCGGCGGCGATCCCGGCGCACCGCCCGGGTGCCTGACCGGCGCCGGCCCGGCGTTGGCGGGACGAGACGCGCCGGGACGCGCCGTGGCCGGCCCGCCAGCGCCCGGCGCGGGACCGCCCGCTCCCGGCGGTGGCACGGGCGCACTGGCCGGACGGGCCTGTCCAGGGCCGGCGGCCGGTGCCGGCGGCCCGCTCCCGGCGGGGCGGGCGGTTCCGGACGCGCCAGGACGCGGCGAGCCGCCGTCGGTCCCGGATGGCTCGGCGTCGTCCGGGCCCGTCGCCGGTTTGCGCTGTTCGACCATCCACCGCTCCCGACGTCTGAGACCGAGAGCCGGCGAGCCCCGAACCGGGCCGGGCACGCGCGCGGTCGTCCGCGCGTCGGGGGAGGTCCGGCACGGCGTGGGAAACACCGACTGGCCCGGACCCTACCGAGAGCGCGCACGGGCGGCTACGAGCGGCGTCGCCGCCTGCCCCGGAGACGCGGAGAGCTGGGGCCGCCGTGCCTGGGCACGGCGGACCCCAGCTCGGGGCGGCACGGTCTCGGGAAGGGTGGCCCGACCAGCGGCTCAGGACCCTGAGGCTGGCCGGACGGTCAGCGTCAGACGGCCTCGCCGATCCGGTGCACCCGCATGGTGTTGGTCATGCCGGCGACGCCCGGCGGCGTGCCGGCGACGACGACCACGAGCTCGCCCGGGCTGCACCGGCCGATCTGGAGCAGCGCCTCGTCGACCTGGCGGACCATCTCGTCAGTGCTGTTCGCGAACGGGACGACGAACGTCTCGACCCCCCAGAACAGCGCCATCTGGTTGCGCATGTCCGGGATCGGGGTGAACCCGAGGATCGGCACGTACGACCGGTAGCGGGCCAGCCGGCGGGCGGTGTCTCCCGACAGCGTGTGCGCGACCAGGTAGCGGGCGCCGACCGCGGCGCCGACCTCGACCGCGGCCTGGGCGATCGCGCCGCCGAGCGTGCGCGGAGCGGTCCGCAGCGGGTGCACCCGGGACAGGTCGTGCTCGGCGGTCTCGATGATCCGGGCCATCGTGGAGACGGACTCGATCGGGTACTCGCCGACGCTGGTCTCCGCCGACAGCATGATCGCGTCGGCGCCGTCCAGGACGGCGTTGGCGCAGTCGCTGGCCTCGGCCCTGGTCGGCCGGGGGGCGCTGATCATCGACTCGAGCACCTGGGTCGCGACGATGACCGGCTTGGCCCGCTCCCGGGCGGCGCTGACCACCCGCTTCTGGACCAGCGGCACGTCCTCGAGCGGGAGCTCGACGCCCAGGTCGCCGCGGGCCACCATGAGCCCGTCGAACGCCTCGACGATGCCGTCCAGCTCGGCGACCGCCTGCGGCTTCTCGATCTTGGCGATGACCGGGACACGGATCCCGGCCTCGTCCATGATCTTGCGGACCTTCTCCGCGTCGGCGGCCGAGCGGACGAACGACAGGGCGACCATGTCGACGCCCAGTTCCAGGGCGTAGCGCAGGTCCTCCTCGTCCTTGTCCGTGAGGGCCGGGACGGTCAGGGCGGCGCTGGGGATGTTCATGCCCTTGTTGTTGCTGACCGGGCCGCCGATGACGACGGTGGTGTGGACGTCGGTGTCGGTGACCCCGTCGATCGTCAGCACCAGCCGGCCGTCGTCGACCAGGATCCGGTCGCCGGTCTTCACGTCGCCGGGCAGGCCCGGGTAGGTGGTACCGACCTGGTGCTGGTCGCCCGCGACGTCGCGCACGGTGATCGTGAACTGCTCACCGGGGACGAGGGTCACCCCACCTGAGGCGAAGGTCCCCAGCCGGATCTTCGGCCCCTGCAGGTCGGCGAGGATGCCGACCGCGCGGCCGGACTCCGCGCTGGCGTCGCGGACCTTCCGGTACACCGTCGCGTGTTGCTCATGCGTTCCATGGGAGAAGTTGAGGCGTGCGATGTCCATTCCGGCATCGACAAGGGCACGCACGCGCTCGGGGGAGTTGGTAGCCGGACCCAACGTACAGACAATCTTGGCTCTTCGTGGCACGAGTCAAAGCCTAGGAAATGATCGTCCGGGTTTGGACGGCGGGCCATCCCGAAGTGTCGGCGCGTCGCACTTCGACCGCCACCTTCGGTGGACACTGCGCGCGTTACGGACATGCCGTAACCCAGTGCGCCCCAGCGCGTGACGGCGTACGGTCGAGCGACCGGCATCCGCCGGCAGTTCCCTGTCAGATTGGCGACAGCCCCGCGCGGCGACTCGGGGGCCGGCAGCCCACCAGGGAACCCAAAGTCCCAGCACAGCAAGGGAATCCGAGCAACGGCGCCCGGCGGTCCCTGCGCTCGACGACGTGCGGAGGTAGGGATGACGCAGCGACACAGGGTCTCCCGGAGCGCGGTATGACCAACAATCCGGCGATTCACCGCCGGCCCTCGGGTGACGTCGACATTGCCGTTCCGCAGGACGAACCCGAGCAGTCGCGGGACGCGGCCGCGACGGGTTCGAAGAACGGTGCCGGCGATATTTCCGGCCCTCCGACCACAGCGGAATAACGAGACGCGACCGTCCATATATCGCGGCGACAACGCCGGGGCTCGGCGACACAGGCGGAGCTTAGGCCGCTCCCGGTGGATCTTGGCCGACGATCCACCGGAAGCGGCTAGGCCGCCGCGACGCCGGCCGGGGACTCGGCGGCGAACTGGGTCCGGTAGAGCTCGGCGTAGAGGCCGCCCCGGTCGAGCAGGGCGGCGTGCCGGCCCTCCTCGACGACCCGGCCGTCCTCGATGACGAGGATGCGGTCGGCGTCCCGGATCGTGGAGAGCCGGTGGGCGATGACGAGCGCGGTCCGCCCGGTCAACGCGGCGGCGAGCGCGCGCTGCACGGCCGCCTCCGACTCGCTGTCCAGGTGGGCGGTCGCCTCGTCGAGCACGACGACGCTCGGCTCCTTCACCAGCAGCCGGGCGATCGCCAGCCGCTGCTTCTCGCCGCCGGAGAGGCGGTAGCCGCGCTCACCCACGACCGTGTCCAGGCCGTCGGGCAGCGAGCGCACCAGCGCCCCGATCTGGGCGGCGTCGAGCGCGGCCCACATCAGCTCGTCGGTGGCGTCGGCGCGGGCGTAGCCGAGGTTCGCCCTGATCGTGTCGTGGAACATGTGCGCGTCCTGCGTGACGACGCCGACGGTCGCGCGCAGCGAGGCGATCGTGACGTCGCGCACATCCTGGCCGCCGACCCGGACCGTGCCGTCGACCGCGTCGTAGATCCGCGGCACCAGCTGGCTGATCGTCGTCTTGCCGGCGCCCGAGGGGCCGACCAGCGCGACCAGCTCGCCGGGCTCCACCCGGAACGTCACGTCGTGCAGCACCGGCGCCGGGACACGCGGGTCGAGGACGGCGACCGACTCCAGCGACGCCAGTGACACCTCGCTGGCCGCGGGGTAGCGGAACCCGACATGGTCGAACTCGATGCTCGCGCCACCGGCGGGCGGCGCGAGCGCCACGGCGCCGGGCCGGTCGGCGATCGCCGGCTCCAGGTCGAGCACCTCGAAGACCCGCTCGAACGAGACCAGTGCCGTCATCACGTCGACGTGGACGTTGGACAGCTGGGTGAGCGGCCCGTAGAGCCGGGTGAGGTACGCGGTCAGCGCCACGATCGTGCCGACCGCGATGTGGCCCTCGGCGGCGTACCGGCCGCCCAGGCCGTAGACGACCGCGGTCGCCAGCGCCGCGACCAGCGTCATCGACGCGAAGAACACCCGCCCGTACATGGCCTGGGTGACGCCGATGTCGCGGACCCGGCCCGCCTGCCGGCGGAAGGCGGTGGCCTCGCGGGCGGGGTCGCCGTAGAGCTTGGCCAGCTGCGCGCCGGCGACGTTGAACCGCTCGGTCATCGTGGTGTTCATCTCGGCGTTGAGCCCGTAGCTCTCCCGGGTCAGCGACGCGAGCCGCGGCGCCAGCTTCTTGGCCGGGACGACGAACACCGGCACCAGGATCAGCGCGATCAGCGTCACCTGCCAGGACAGCGTGAACATGGCGGCCAGCACGAACCCGACCGTGAGGATGTTCGAGAGCACGGCCGACAGCGTGTTGGTGAACGCCGACTGCGCGCCGAGCACGTCGTTGTTCAGCCGGGTGATCAGCGCTCCGGTCTGGGTCCGGCTGAAGAAGGCCAGCGGCTGGCGCTGCACGTGGTCGAACACCCGGGAGCGCATGTCGAAGATCAGGCCCTCGCCGATCCGCACCGACAGCCAGCGCGACAGCAGCGACAGGCCGGCGTCGACCAGGGCGAGCACCGCGAGGACCCCGGCGAGCACCTCGACGACACCGACCCGGCCACGGGTGATCCCGTCGTCGATGATCGCCTTGTAGATCAGCGGCAGCGTGGTGCCGAGCGCGGCGTCGAGCACCACGACCAGCAGGAACGCGAGCAGCAGCCGCCGGTAGGGCCGAGCGAAGCCGGCGATCCGCCGGATCGTCCCGGGGCGCAGCTTCTGCCGCGTGACCGACCGGTCACGTTGGAAGCTGCTCATCGTCGTCCAGGCGTTCCGACCTGCCGGGGGTGACATCCGCCGCACGTGTCCTCTCGCTGGTTGCCGTACCCGGACTGTAAGGACTGGGACGACGCACAGCATTCCCCGACTTCGGCATTCCCCGAGTTCGGCATTCCCCGGCTTCGGTCCGCGCCAGCCCGGCGCGGTGCCGGCACAGGGCCGGGGGGTCAGCCGGTGGAACGGTCGGCGAGGCAGCGGGCCAGCGCGGCGCGCTCGGCGGCGCGCCGGTCACCGTGCCGCCGGGCCCCGTTCAGCAGGGCCTTCGTCTCGACGGCCGCGGCGCGCGGGGTGGCCAGGACGGCGGCGACCAGGTCGTCCACGGCCCGGTCGAGGTCCGCGGCCGGCACGACCCGCTGAGCGATGCCCGCGGTGAGCGCCTCGGCCGCGGTGAGCCGGCGGCCGGTCAGGCACAGGTCGAGCGCGGTCGGGTAGCCGAGAAGGTCTACGAGGGTTCCGGTGACGCCCAGCCCCGGCACCAGGCCGTGGGCGGCCTCCGGGAGGGCGAGGGTGGCGTCCTCGGCCAGGACGCGCAGGTCGCAGGACAGCGCGAGCTGCAGGCCGGCGCCGCTGGCCGGGCCGGCGACGGCGGCGACGCTGATGAGGTCGGCCCGGTCGGACAGCCAGCCGAACGCGGCCTGCCACCGGGCTACCAGAGGTTCGAGTGCGACGGCCTCATCGGGTGGCCCGTCCGGCGCGTGGCGCTCGGGCCGGGCCGTCTCCTCGGGGGCGGTCTCGGTCGGTAACGACCACGCCTCACCCCGCAGGACGATCACCCTGACCTCGCCGGTCAGGGATCGCGCGATGGCCGTGAGTGCCTCGGACACGACGGTCAGCCCGGCCCCTGTCTCCAGGTGACCGCCCCGCCGGCCGCCGGCGTGTTCGGTGGTGCGACTGCTGTTCCTGAGGGTCACCGTCGCGCGAGCGCCGGTGACGGTGAGTCCAAGACCGGCCGCCGCCATCCAGGCGGCGGCCGGTGCAGGCACGATCAGGCGCTCTTCTTCTTGCTGCCCCGGGTCGCCCCGCCACGGCCCCGCAGGGTCGTTCCGGACTCGGACAGGATCCGGTGCACGAAGCCGTACGACCGGCCCGACGACTCGGCCAGGAGTCGGATGCTCTGCCCGGACTCGTACTTCTTGCGAAGCTCGGCGGCCAGCTTGTCACGCTCGGCGCCGGTGATCCGGGTTCCTTTCCTAAGCTCGGCCAACGTGGCCCCCTCCGTGTCGATGATCTGCGAACCGATCTTCACTCAGCTTCGGGAAACGCGCCACTCGAAGCACATGTGATCCATCACACGCGATCAGTGGCCCCCGGCGTGCCCGTGAGCCCGACGTTCTCCCAGTCCGCCGTCGTTCCAGGCGGTCTGGATCAACGTCACAACGTCAGTCTCCCCAATCACCGGGGTGGTTCCTAACAAGGGACCCGGCGCGTCGCGAGCCAGGCGGGACGCAACCCGGCGTGTCCGCCTCAGGTCGCACGGACCACA is a genomic window of Pseudofrankia inefficax containing:
- the pyk gene encoding pyruvate kinase codes for the protein MPRRAKIVCTLGPATNSPERVRALVDAGMDIARLNFSHGTHEQHATVYRKVRDASAESGRAVGILADLQGPKIRLGTFASGGVTLVPGEQFTITVRDVAGDQHQVGTTYPGLPGDVKTGDRILVDDGRLVLTIDGVTDTDVHTTVVIGGPVSNNKGMNIPSAALTVPALTDKDEEDLRYALELGVDMVALSFVRSAADAEKVRKIMDEAGIRVPVIAKIEKPQAVAELDGIVEAFDGLMVARGDLGVELPLEDVPLVQKRVVSAARERAKPVIVATQVLESMISAPRPTRAEASDCANAVLDGADAIMLSAETSVGEYPIESVSTMARIIETAEHDLSRVHPLRTAPRTLGGAIAQAAVEVGAAVGARYLVAHTLSGDTARRLARYRSYVPILGFTPIPDMRNQMALFWGVETFVVPFANSTDEMVRQVDEALLQIGRCSPGELVVVVAGTPPGVAGMTNTMRVHRIGEAV
- a CDS encoding ABC transporter ATP-binding protein; translation: MSPPAGRNAWTTMSSFQRDRSVTRQKLRPGTIRRIAGFARPYRRLLLAFLLVVVLDAALGTTLPLIYKAIIDDGITRGRVGVVEVLAGVLAVLALVDAGLSLLSRWLSVRIGEGLIFDMRSRVFDHVQRQPLAFFSRTQTGALITRLNNDVLGAQSAFTNTLSAVLSNILTVGFVLAAMFTLSWQVTLIALILVPVFVVPAKKLAPRLASLTRESYGLNAEMNTTMTERFNVAGAQLAKLYGDPAREATAFRRQAGRVRDIGVTQAMYGRVFFASMTLVAALATAVVYGLGGRYAAEGHIAVGTIVALTAYLTRLYGPLTQLSNVHVDVMTALVSFERVFEVLDLEPAIADRPGAVALAPPAGGASIEFDHVGFRYPAASEVSLASLESVAVLDPRVPAPVLHDVTFRVEPGELVALVGPSGAGKTTISQLVPRIYDAVDGTVRVGGQDVRDVTIASLRATVGVVTQDAHMFHDTIRANLGYARADATDELMWAALDAAQIGALVRSLPDGLDTVVGERGYRLSGGEKQRLAIARLLVKEPSVVVLDEATAHLDSESEAAVQRALAAALTGRTALVIAHRLSTIRDADRILVIEDGRVVEEGRHAALLDRGGLYAELYRTQFAAESPAGVAAA
- a CDS encoding helix-turn-helix domain-containing protein, with product MAELRKGTRITGAERDKLAAELRKKYESGQSIRLLAESSGRSYGFVHRILSESGTTLRGRGGATRGSKKKSA
- a CDS encoding enoyl-CoA hydratase/isomerase family protein; protein product: MPAPAAAWMAAAGLGLTVTGARATVTLRNSSRTTEHAGGRRGGHLETGAGLTVVSEALTAIARSLTGEVRVIVLRGEAWSLPTETAPEETARPERHAPDGPPDEAVALEPLVARWQAAFGWLSDRADLISVAAVAGPASGAGLQLALSCDLRVLAEDATLALPEAAHGLVPGLGVTGTLVDLLGYPTALDLCLTGRRLTAAEALTAGIAQRVVPAADLDRAVDDLVAAVLATPRAAAVETKALLNGARRHGDRRAAERAALARCLADRSTG